From the Opitutia bacterium genome, one window contains:
- a CDS encoding glycosyltransferase family 61 protein produces the protein MKPLLRSVGVVARDLAAATLRRVPGSSRQFGPPRQHVPDTREWQRAHPQARLHALSDARPVTRPDARHADEPIARRFAAMRHGTIKPRFVVELPRARFWGRGYGYVIDADDALHCELSPCFENFAPPENNPGHDALRQPLLPRLRQRSGTLAVLSTLFCENFHHWLLDAVPKLGLLRDAGWALDRIDGFVLPASAQRPWHEQTLARLGLARDRLVFADAHTHLAADSLLVPSYAEPGCEPEKFDYTPEGLAFVRELFSEARTTSGTWPEKIVISRELAAARRWTGGETGHTHLQRAGFVKVLLEQHTLAEQAALFAHARQIVMPTGGGLANLAFCAPGTQVVELFPPTYLPTFSLVLSGALALDYTALVGPAKSGAAEGDDDPHAIAVPVDRILASFR, from the coding sequence ATGAAACCGCTCCTGCGCTCCGTTGGCGTTGTCGCCCGCGATCTCGCGGCCGCGACGCTGCGCCGCGTGCCCGGCTCGTCGCGGCAATTCGGTCCGCCACGCCAGCATGTGCCCGACACGCGCGAGTGGCAGCGCGCCCACCCGCAAGCTCGGCTCCACGCCCTGAGCGACGCGCGGCCGGTGACGCGCCCCGACGCGCGCCACGCCGACGAGCCGATCGCACGGCGTTTCGCCGCCATGCGCCACGGCACGATCAAGCCGCGCTTCGTCGTCGAGCTGCCGCGCGCGCGCTTCTGGGGACGCGGCTACGGCTACGTCATCGACGCCGACGACGCGCTGCACTGCGAGCTTTCGCCCTGCTTCGAGAACTTCGCGCCGCCGGAAAACAATCCGGGCCACGACGCCCTGCGCCAGCCGCTGTTGCCGCGGCTGCGACAGCGGAGCGGCACGCTCGCCGTCCTCAGCACGCTTTTCTGCGAGAATTTCCACCACTGGCTGCTCGACGCCGTGCCGAAACTCGGGCTGCTGCGCGACGCCGGCTGGGCTCTCGATCGCATCGACGGCTTCGTGCTCCCCGCCTCCGCGCAGCGTCCGTGGCACGAGCAAACGCTGGCGCGCCTCGGCCTCGCGCGTGACCGGCTCGTGTTCGCGGACGCGCACACGCATCTCGCCGCCGACTCGCTGCTCGTGCCGTCCTACGCCGAGCCGGGCTGCGAGCCGGAGAAGTTCGACTACACACCCGAGGGACTGGCCTTCGTCCGCGAGCTGTTCTCCGAGGCCCGCACAACTTCCGGCACCTGGCCGGAGAAGATCGTCATCTCCCGCGAACTCGCCGCGGCGCGCCGCTGGACGGGCGGAGAAACCGGCCACACGCACCTGCAACGCGCCGGCTTCGTGAAGGTGCTTCTCGAACAACACACGTTGGCCGAACAAGCCGCCCTCTTCGCCCACGCGCGTCAGATCGTCATGCCGACCGGCGGCGGCCTCGCCAATCTCGCCTTCTGCGCGCCCGGCACGCAGGTCGTGGAGCTCTTTCCGCCGACCTATTTGCCCACCTTCAGTCTCGTGCTCTCCGGCGCCCTCGCACTCGACTACACTGCGCTCGTCGGCCCGGCGAAGTCCGGCGCGGCCGAAGGTGACGACGATCCGCACGCCATCGCCGTGCCCGTCGATCGCATCCTCGCGTCCTTCCGGTGA
- a CDS encoding glycosyltransferase family 2 protein, producing MILSVVIPTCNRPDTLAAALERLAPGAQTLAAADYEVIVTDDSRSTATETLVRTRFPWARWTRGPQRGPAANRNHGARLAGCAWLAFTDDDCLPDAGWLSAFATETGESTIAALEGRTWCGERNMGSLRFAPCNESGGRLWSCNFAIRAETFRALSGFDEGFPFAHLEDVDFHHRLKAAGHGVRFVPAAAVEHPPRALGPVWRSALAHESSFYFARKHRLPLSRAGMSPGFFLRARLKQWAGSRNASETARFLGRWIAETGVIALLTPVWLWRHRRR from the coding sequence GTGATCCTCTCCGTCGTCATCCCGACCTGCAACCGGCCCGACACTCTCGCGGCCGCGCTGGAGCGGCTCGCGCCCGGCGCGCAAACGCTAGCTGCCGCCGACTACGAGGTGATCGTGACCGACGACAGCCGCTCCACCGCGACGGAGACGCTCGTCCGCACTCGCTTTCCCTGGGCGCGTTGGACACGCGGTCCGCAACGCGGCCCGGCGGCCAACCGCAATCATGGCGCCCGCCTCGCCGGCTGCGCCTGGCTGGCGTTTACCGACGACGATTGCCTGCCCGACGCCGGCTGGCTGTCGGCCTTCGCCACCGAGACCGGCGAATCGACGATCGCCGCGCTGGAAGGCCGGACGTGGTGCGGCGAACGAAACATGGGGTCGCTGCGCTTCGCACCGTGCAACGAGTCCGGCGGGCGGCTCTGGTCCTGCAACTTCGCCATTCGCGCCGAAACATTCCGCGCCCTGTCCGGCTTCGACGAGGGATTCCCGTTCGCCCACCTCGAGGACGTGGATTTTCACCACCGGTTGAAAGCGGCCGGCCATGGCGTGCGCTTCGTTCCCGCCGCCGCCGTGGAACACCCGCCGCGCGCACTCGGCCCGGTCTGGCGTTCGGCGCTCGCGCACGAGTCATCGTTCTATTTCGCGCGCAAACACCGACTGCCGCTCTCGCGCGCCGGCATGAGCCCGGGATTTTTCCTCCGCGCCCGGCTCAAGCAATGGGCCGGCAGCCGCAACGCCTCCGAAACCGCGCGCTTTCTCGGTCGCTGGATCGCGGAAACCGGCGTGATCGCACTCCTGACGCCGGTCTGGTTGTGGCGCCATCGCCGGCGATGA
- a CDS encoding FkbM family methyltransferase — MKSTVKNFLTAHQPRLLARLLRWKPGWNRDLFLFLHLVRPGDTVLDIGANVGLYTEVFARLAGPRGHVHAFEPVPDTFAQLRARFAAEAHWPQVHLHNAAVCERSGPVTLMLPGSDSGQASMAQHQVAAWENSTVRSFACAGHRLDEFFPSLNSPAPAFIKLDIEGAELLALRGARELLRTHHPVLHMEVWSRWLHDFGHQPADLAAEWRALGYDRFVAVTDRFTPLADLEQSWAGIIESGSHNVLAWSSRSPWAARVEAIPFV; from the coding sequence ATGAAATCCACCGTGAAGAACTTTCTCACCGCGCACCAACCGCGCCTGCTCGCGCGCCTGTTGCGCTGGAAACCCGGCTGGAATCGCGACCTGTTCCTCTTCCTGCATCTCGTGCGGCCCGGCGACACCGTCCTCGACATCGGCGCCAACGTCGGTCTCTACACCGAGGTCTTCGCCCGCCTCGCCGGTCCGCGGGGACATGTGCACGCATTCGAACCGGTGCCCGACACGTTTGCGCAGCTGCGCGCGCGCTTCGCCGCCGAAGCGCACTGGCCGCAAGTCCACCTGCACAACGCCGCCGTCTGCGAGCGCTCGGGACCGGTCACGCTGATGCTGCCGGGCAGCGATTCCGGTCAGGCGTCGATGGCGCAGCACCAAGTTGCCGCGTGGGAAAACAGCACGGTGCGCTCCTTCGCCTGCGCGGGCCATCGCCTCGACGAGTTCTTTCCCTCGCTCAACTCGCCGGCTCCCGCCTTCATCAAACTCGACATCGAAGGCGCCGAACTGCTCGCCCTGCGCGGCGCGCGTGAACTGCTGCGGACGCACCATCCCGTGCTGCACATGGAGGTCTGGTCGCGCTGGCTGCACGACTTCGGCCACCAGCCGGCGGACCTCGCCGCCGAATGGCGTGCGCTCGGCTACGACCGCTTCGTCGCCGTCACCGATCGCTTCACGCCGCTCGCGGATCTCGAGCAGAGCTGGGCCGGCATCATCGAGTCCGGCTCGCACAACGTGCTGGCATGGTCCTCGCGCAGCCCGTGGGCCGCGCGCGTGGAGGCCATTCCCTTCGTCTGA
- a CDS encoding glycosyltransferase family 4 protein, with translation MKILVYSNCPLDPALGSGKTRVRFSEGLRARGHSVRVIEPDAVRLWPRLRAGHRFRLALGARWHLQRTLARESFDLVEINGGEFGWLARWLHRRRQRPLLVHRTDGCELLATAAGETAGATAPLHRALDRAAFTHIDACAALCGADRAHLVRGGFLPAARVAVVPPGLDDEFLATSAPTARPPRLAFLGSWIERKGVDTLVAAVTPLLERHPETELELIGTSRGEEELRALFPTPLRPRLHVPGRISREELAQRLTRASIFVLPARYEGFGMATAEAMACGCAAVTTPTGFGADLRDQENALVVPIGDAPALRRALEHLITDAALRHRIALAGWRTVQEFRWERAVAQLETAYLGWLAQR, from the coding sequence ATGAAGATTCTCGTCTACAGCAATTGCCCGCTCGATCCCGCCCTCGGCTCGGGCAAGACGCGCGTGCGTTTCAGCGAAGGCCTGCGCGCGCGCGGGCACAGCGTGCGCGTCATCGAGCCTGATGCCGTGCGGCTCTGGCCGCGCCTGCGCGCCGGACATCGTTTCCGGCTCGCGCTCGGCGCGCGCTGGCACCTGCAACGCACGCTCGCCCGCGAGAGCTTCGATCTCGTCGAGATCAACGGCGGCGAGTTCGGCTGGCTCGCGCGCTGGCTGCACCGCCGCCGGCAACGTCCGCTGCTCGTGCACCGCACCGACGGCTGCGAACTGCTCGCCACCGCGGCCGGCGAAACCGCCGGCGCCACGGCACCGCTCCACCGCGCGCTCGACCGCGCGGCTTTCACGCACATCGACGCTTGCGCCGCCCTCTGCGGCGCCGATCGCGCACACCTCGTGCGGGGCGGCTTCCTGCCCGCGGCACGGGTCGCGGTTGTGCCGCCGGGACTCGACGACGAGTTTCTTGCCACTTCGGCCCCCACGGCGCGCCCACCGCGACTGGCCTTTCTCGGTTCGTGGATCGAACGGAAGGGCGTAGACACACTCGTCGCCGCCGTCACGCCGCTCCTCGAACGCCATCCGGAAACGGAGCTCGAGCTGATCGGCACGAGCCGCGGCGAGGAAGAGCTGCGCGCCCTGTTCCCCACCCCGCTCCGTCCGCGTCTGCACGTGCCCGGTCGCATCTCGCGTGAGGAATTGGCGCAACGCCTCACACGCGCTTCGATCTTTGTGCTGCCCGCGCGCTACGAAGGCTTCGGCATGGCGACCGCCGAAGCGATGGCATGCGGCTGCGCCGCAGTGACGACGCCGACCGGGTTCGGCGCCGACCTCCGCGATCAGGAAAACGCGCTCGTCGTGCCGATCGGCGACGCGCCGGCACTCCGCCGCGCGTTGGAGCACCTGATCACCGACGCCGCGCTGCGCCACCGCATCGCCCTCGCCGGCTGGCGCACGGTGCAGGAATTCCGCTGGGAGCGCGCCGTCGCGCAGCTCGAAACCGCTTACCTCGGCTGGCTCGCCCAACGATGA
- a CDS encoding glycosyltransferase family 4 protein, which translates to MTSGQAPLRVALVSPTFGGYGGMEAFALGILRGLAAHPEVKLTVFFKRVASFELRPEFAAACAPFGARVQFIPRASGALWRAVGDAEVVHSFNPSPDTLLAAQLARCPVLVNVINHRTPGNSPRQRAWDVLLRRAAARRFYISDFVRRSWEGPAAWPDSEVVFPLCELASGERPIEQRRGFVFAARWIENKGLDTLVEAYAQAALDPARWPLCLIGDGPLRPRIERRLAELGVRGVTALGFLSQSEKADAIRAARWMVVPPNTREDFGLTAIEARAVGVPCIITRDGGVPEAAGREALVCEPGDIPGLAACLRAAAEMSDGEYATRARRTRDSLAQELRGPEFYAHAYRELAER; encoded by the coding sequence ATGACTTCCGGACAGGCCCCGCTCCGCGTCGCGCTCGTCAGCCCCACTTTCGGCGGCTACGGCGGCATGGAAGCGTTCGCTCTGGGAATTCTGCGCGGTCTCGCCGCGCACCCGGAGGTTAAGTTGACCGTTTTTTTCAAACGAGTCGCGAGCTTCGAACTGCGACCGGAGTTCGCCGCAGCCTGCGCGCCGTTCGGCGCCCGCGTGCAATTCATCCCGCGCGCGAGCGGCGCGTTGTGGCGCGCGGTCGGCGACGCGGAAGTCGTCCACTCGTTCAATCCCAGCCCGGACACGTTGCTCGCCGCGCAGCTCGCACGATGCCCGGTGCTCGTGAACGTGATCAATCATCGCACCCCGGGAAACTCACCGCGCCAACGCGCGTGGGACGTGCTGCTGCGGCGGGCGGCCGCGCGACGGTTCTACATTTCGGACTTCGTGCGCCGCAGCTGGGAAGGCCCGGCGGCGTGGCCGGACAGCGAGGTCGTATTCCCCCTCTGCGAACTTGCCAGCGGCGAGCGCCCCATCGAACAGCGCCGCGGCTTCGTCTTCGCCGCGCGCTGGATTGAAAACAAGGGCCTCGACACGCTCGTCGAAGCCTACGCGCAGGCCGCCCTCGATCCCGCGCGCTGGCCGCTGTGCCTGATCGGCGATGGCCCGCTGCGCCCGCGGATCGAACGACGCCTCGCTGAACTCGGCGTGCGTGGCGTGACCGCGCTCGGCTTTCTATCTCAAAGCGAAAAGGCCGACGCGATCCGCGCGGCGCGCTGGATGGTCGTGCCACCGAACACCCGCGAGGATTTCGGCCTCACCGCGATCGAGGCGCGCGCGGTCGGCGTGCCATGCATCATCACGCGCGATGGCGGCGTGCCGGAAGCCGCAGGCCGCGAAGCGCTCGTCTGCGAGCCCGGCGATATCCCGGGCCTCGCGGCCTGCCTGCGCGCGGCAGCGGAGATGTCCGACGGCGAATACGCCACCCGCGCGCGCCGCACGCGCGACTCACTCGCGCAGGAGCTGCGCGGCCCGGAGTTCTACGCGCACGCTTACCGGGAGCTCGCCGAACGATGA
- a CDS encoding acyltransferase, whose protein sequence is MTPAVSVYLDAWRAFAALGVMLGHVGLPWFSATGVVFPDLGHELVIVFFFLSGFVIADATLGRNRGVIDYAAARLARMYSVVLPALALTALAMVAARMVPALAAAVLRDHESARLALCAVFLQEAWFLSASPATNSPLWSLGYEFWFYVLFGIWVYARAARWRWGLMLAVVALVGPKVLLLLPVWLTGVAAWWLQARFEPGRLFAAAVAGVSGALLLAFWIKGWCFPGGPLAVAPWFYSGRWGSDLLLGALFGAHVLGCGWLWKNASVPAPIERPARAAAGMTFSLYAYHYPLLVLGAALPFYDPRQPGHVVGLALGVLGAVTLLHRFTEGRRRAWRELFFRWLSASRRSVAAS, encoded by the coding sequence ATGACGCCCGCCGTCTCCGTCTACCTCGACGCGTGGCGGGCGTTCGCGGCGCTCGGCGTGATGCTGGGGCACGTCGGGTTGCCGTGGTTTTCCGCCACCGGCGTGGTCTTTCCCGACCTCGGGCACGAGCTCGTGATCGTGTTCTTTTTCCTCTCCGGCTTCGTGATCGCGGACGCCACGCTTGGGCGCAACCGCGGGGTGATCGACTACGCGGCCGCCCGGCTGGCGCGGATGTATTCGGTGGTGTTGCCGGCCCTCGCGTTGACTGCGCTCGCGATGGTCGCGGCGCGGATGGTGCCCGCGCTCGCCGCCGCCGTCCTGCGCGATCACGAAAGCGCGCGCCTCGCGCTCTGTGCCGTGTTCCTGCAGGAGGCGTGGTTCCTCAGCGCGTCGCCGGCCACGAACTCCCCGCTGTGGTCGCTGGGATACGAGTTCTGGTTCTACGTGCTGTTCGGCATTTGGGTCTACGCCCGCGCCGCGCGCTGGCGCTGGGGCTTGATGCTCGCCGTCGTCGCACTGGTGGGGCCGAAAGTGCTGCTGCTCCTGCCCGTCTGGCTCACCGGTGTCGCAGCGTGGTGGCTGCAAGCGCGCTTCGAACCGGGCCGGCTTTTCGCTGCGGCGGTCGCTGGCGTTTCCGGCGCGCTGCTGCTGGCGTTTTGGATCAAGGGATGGTGCTTCCCCGGCGGGCCGCTCGCCGTCGCGCCATGGTTCTACTCCGGCCGTTGGGGCAGCGACCTGCTGCTCGGCGCGCTTTTCGGCGCGCATGTCCTCGGCTGCGGATGGCTGTGGAAAAATGCGTCCGTGCCGGCACCGATCGAGCGCCCGGCGCGCGCGGCCGCCGGGATGACTTTCTCGCTCTACGCCTATCATTACCCGCTGCTCGTGCTCGGCGCGGCGCTGCCGTTCTACGACCCGCGGCAGCCCGGACACGTGGTCGGGCTCGCGCTCGGCGTGTTGGGCGCGGTGACGCTGTTGCACCGCTTCACCGAAGGCCGGCGGCGCGCGTGGCGGGAACTGTTCTTCCGCTGGCTGAGCGCGTCGCGCCGGTCGGTGGCCGCGTCATGA
- a CDS encoding glycosyltransferase has translation MSAALPNPPRVSVVVPTYKAGPFLLELCASLVAQTMPDFEVLVLSDGCDDHQQPGLERYAADPRFRFLSWTPNQGVARATEQLLREVRAPFWCNPGADDLLHPEFLAHRLAAAEKTPAADIFFGAGIQIDAHGREIWYHPARVLAERLAAWGGQTIEPAAMLRVLLQENVINTPSIFCRSATTIAPLLAAEVRWKYAQDYHYWLLLAGLGRHFHYDARVLHSYRMSDGQLSRDPAREATRLAEFRLVPLVALRQAADQSPLAASVWREWKRPLHDFWLWRKLLLARRGQLSRAWSEQASVAYHGRALSRAAQLLEFCVRAPAMAALRWGEKRRARRQIWTNGLRLVDEPIFRA, from the coding sequence ATGAGCGCCGCCCTGCCAAACCCTCCTCGCGTCTCGGTCGTCGTGCCGACCTACAAGGCGGGGCCGTTCCTGCTCGAGTTGTGCGCGTCGCTCGTGGCGCAGACGATGCCGGATTTCGAAGTGCTCGTGTTGAGCGACGGCTGCGACGATCACCAGCAGCCGGGCCTGGAGCGTTACGCGGCCGATCCGCGTTTCCGCTTCCTCTCGTGGACGCCGAATCAAGGTGTCGCGCGCGCCACGGAACAGTTGCTGCGCGAGGTGCGCGCGCCGTTCTGGTGCAATCCGGGCGCGGACGATCTTCTGCATCCGGAGTTTCTCGCGCATCGTCTCGCGGCCGCAGAGAAGACGCCCGCCGCGGACATCTTCTTCGGCGCCGGCATCCAAATCGACGCGCACGGCCGCGAAATCTGGTATCACCCCGCGCGCGTCCTGGCGGAGCGCCTCGCCGCGTGGGGCGGGCAAACGATCGAGCCGGCCGCCATGCTGCGCGTGCTCCTGCAGGAGAACGTCATCAACACGCCTTCGATTTTCTGCCGCAGCGCCACGACGATCGCGCCCCTGCTGGCCGCCGAGGTGCGCTGGAAGTATGCGCAGGATTACCACTACTGGCTGCTGCTGGCGGGACTCGGGCGGCACTTCCACTACGACGCGCGCGTGTTGCATTCCTATCGAATGAGCGACGGGCAACTTTCCCGCGATCCCGCGCGCGAAGCCACGCGCCTCGCCGAGTTCCGGCTCGTGCCGCTCGTCGCGCTGCGGCAGGCCGCCGACCAGTCGCCGCTTGCCGCCTCCGTGTGGCGCGAATGGAAGCGTCCGCTCCACGACTTCTGGCTTTGGCGGAAGCTCCTGCTGGCGCGCCGCGGGCAGTTGTCCCGCGCGTGGTCGGAGCAAGCCAGCGTCGCCTATCACGGACGCGCCCTCAGTCGCGCCGCGCAACTCCTCGAGTTCTGCGTTCGCGCGCCCGCGATGGCTGCGCTGCGCTGGGGCGAAAAGCGGCGCGCCCGGCGGCAGATTTGGACCAACGGCCTGCGGCTCGTCGACGAGCCGATCTTCCGCGCGTGA
- a CDS encoding glycosyltransferase family 4 protein, translated as MTSPATARDRVVLMHPTGNQFFRNLAQAWRRDGRLAEVATCLDWRAPAWFDRLLPRGMAAELSRRALSRDTAGPVVTHPWREAARLAASRLSARALVRHETGALSVDAVYRGFDAWMARRIERGRIAASAVYAYEDGAADSFAAAAARGWLRGYDLPIAHWRTSRRLLEEEARRWPDWAPTLLGPQDSAEKLARKDRELSLATHIVCPSEFVAASLPANVRKDRRVIVAPFGSPPCGPERRAPDAARPLRVLFAGTMTQRKGLADLFAAMRELGTRAAAVELVVIGSPVLPLEFYRAVGVRFTYEATRPHAAVLELMRTCDVLCLPSIVEGRALVVQEAMSQGLPAIVTANTGASDVVEDGASGFIVPIRAPGEIARRLAWCAENRAQLGEMGRAAQAASVRFSWANHAATISSALFSEPSNP; from the coding sequence ATGACTTCCCCCGCCACAGCCCGGGATCGCGTGGTGCTCATGCATCCGACGGGGAACCAGTTTTTCCGCAATCTCGCGCAAGCGTGGCGGCGCGACGGACGGCTGGCTGAAGTCGCGACGTGCCTCGATTGGCGCGCACCGGCGTGGTTTGATCGCCTGCTGCCGCGAGGCATGGCGGCGGAACTCTCCCGCCGCGCCCTCTCGCGCGACACCGCCGGCCCCGTCGTCACGCACCCTTGGCGCGAAGCGGCACGGCTCGCCGCGAGCCGGCTCAGCGCCCGCGCGCTCGTGCGACATGAAACCGGCGCGCTCTCGGTCGATGCGGTCTATCGCGGCTTCGACGCATGGATGGCGCGACGCATCGAGCGCGGCCGCATCGCCGCGAGCGCCGTTTACGCCTACGAAGACGGCGCGGCGGACAGTTTCGCCGCCGCCGCGGCGCGCGGCTGGTTGCGCGGCTACGACCTGCCAATCGCGCATTGGCGAACGAGCCGCCGGCTGCTCGAGGAAGAAGCGCGTCGCTGGCCGGACTGGGCGCCGACGTTGCTCGGGCCGCAGGATTCCGCGGAGAAACTCGCGCGCAAGGACCGCGAGCTGTCGCTCGCGACCCACATCGTGTGCCCGAGCGAGTTCGTTGCCGCGTCGTTGCCGGCGAACGTGCGGAAAGACCGCCGGGTGATCGTCGCGCCGTTCGGATCGCCGCCTTGCGGCCCGGAGCGCCGGGCCCCCGACGCGGCCCGACCGCTGCGCGTGCTCTTTGCCGGGACGATGACTCAGCGCAAGGGCCTCGCCGATCTTTTCGCCGCCATGCGCGAACTGGGGACGCGCGCCGCCGCCGTCGAGTTGGTGGTGATCGGATCGCCGGTGCTCCCCTTGGAATTCTATCGCGCCGTGGGCGTGCGTTTCACTTACGAGGCCACGCGCCCGCACGCCGCGGTGCTGGAGTTGATGCGCACCTGCGACGTGCTGTGTCTGCCCTCGATCGTCGAAGGCCGCGCGCTCGTCGTGCAAGAGGCGATGAGCCAGGGCTTGCCCGCGATCGTGACGGCGAACACCGGCGCCAGCGACGTGGTGGAGGACGGCGCCAGCGGCTTCATCGTGCCTATCCGCGCTCCCGGTGAAATCGCGCGCCGACTGGCTTGGTGCGCGGAAAACCGCGCCCAGCTCGGCGAGATGGGTCGCGCGGCGCAGGCCGCGAGCGTCCGTTTTTCGTGGGCAAACCACGCGGCCACGATTTCCTCGGCTCTCTTCTCCGAACCAAGCAACCCGTGA
- a CDS encoding glycosyltransferase family 4 protein, producing the protein MKIALLANYAPDGQQSMLRFGELLRRELSARGHDVTVTAPKPLTGHRWVARVAGEKWAGYAAKYLSFPSELRDALHGGPIAAAQVIHVVDHSNALYIPARRDRPWVATCHDLLAVRGALGEDTDCPASWLGRRLQGAIVRGLARADAIACDSESTQGDAERLVPRHARQVRRAIPLGLNQPLRPVPIAEARACVATVAPLLGSAPYLLHVGSNLARKNKAGVLRVFARMRSQGWPGKLVFCGAELPEELHTAIATQGLAEQVLAVPRATDAELAALYSAAHALLFPSKCEGFGWPVLEAQACGCPVICSDRTSLPEVGGDAAQVCALDDEAGMAVAALRLGSSAEREAVIARGLANARRFSVERMVDAYLQLYEEVISLPRPR; encoded by the coding sequence GTGAAGATCGCCCTCCTCGCCAACTACGCCCCGGACGGACAGCAGAGCATGCTGCGCTTTGGCGAGCTCCTGCGCCGGGAACTTTCCGCGCGCGGACACGACGTCACGGTCACAGCACCTAAACCGCTGACCGGCCATCGTTGGGTGGCGCGCGTCGCGGGCGAAAAATGGGCCGGCTACGCGGCGAAGTATCTCTCGTTTCCCTCGGAATTGCGCGACGCGCTGCACGGAGGCCCGATCGCGGCGGCGCAAGTGATCCACGTCGTCGACCACTCCAACGCGCTCTACATCCCCGCGCGGCGCGACCGCCCGTGGGTCGCAACCTGCCACGACCTGCTCGCCGTGCGCGGCGCGTTGGGTGAGGACACGGATTGCCCGGCCTCGTGGCTCGGTCGCCGCTTGCAGGGTGCCATCGTGCGCGGACTCGCGCGCGCCGATGCCATCGCGTGCGATTCGGAGAGCACCCAAGGCGACGCCGAGCGCCTGGTGCCGCGCCACGCCCGACAGGTGCGCAGAGCTATTCCGCTGGGGCTCAACCAGCCGCTGCGTCCCGTCCCGATCGCTGAGGCGCGCGCATGCGTCGCGACGGTCGCGCCGCTCCTCGGCTCGGCGCCCTACCTCCTGCACGTCGGATCCAATCTCGCGCGCAAAAACAAAGCCGGCGTGCTCCGCGTTTTCGCGCGGATGCGCTCCCAAGGCTGGCCCGGCAAACTCGTTTTCTGCGGCGCCGAGCTGCCCGAGGAATTGCACACGGCCATCGCCACCCAAGGTCTCGCGGAGCAGGTCCTCGCCGTGCCGCGCGCGACCGACGCCGAGCTGGCCGCGCTCTACAGCGCGGCGCACGCATTGCTGTTCCCTTCGAAGTGCGAGGGTTTCGGGTGGCCCGTGCTCGAAGCGCAGGCGTGCGGCTGCCCGGTGATTTGCAGCGACCGCACCTCGCTGCCCGAAGTCGGCGGCGACGCCGCCCAGGTCTGCGCGCTCGACGACGAAGCGGGCATGGCGGTGGCGGCGCTGCGACTGGGTTCGTCGGCGGAGCGCGAGGCGGTCATCGCCCGCGGACTGGCCAACGCGCGGCGGTTTTCCGTCGAGCGGATGGTTGACGCCTATCTCCAACTCTACGAAGAGGTCATCTCGCTCCCGCGCCCCCGATGA
- a CDS encoding acyltransferase, translating to MKFLLRLFVVLLPWFLRRRVLTACYGYEIHPTAHIGWSWIFPEKLILHEGARIGHLNVAIHLARLELGPHTLIDRQNWITGFPRGDTRHFAHRPDRDPALVVGAHAALTKGHHFDCTDRISIGAFTTIAGYRSQFLTHSIDIEQSRQDCAAIAIGEYCFVGTAAVVLGGARLPDRCVLGAMALLNSSENLPDGLYAGVPARRVKDLPRDAKYFHRTEGWVW from the coding sequence ATGAAGTTCCTGCTTCGCCTGTTCGTCGTCCTGCTGCCGTGGTTTTTGCGCCGGCGCGTGCTGACGGCGTGCTACGGTTACGAAATCCACCCGACCGCGCACATCGGCTGGTCTTGGATCTTCCCCGAGAAGCTCATCCTGCATGAAGGCGCGCGAATCGGTCATCTCAACGTCGCGATCCACCTCGCGCGACTCGAGCTGGGGCCGCACACGCTGATCGACCGCCAAAACTGGATCACCGGTTTCCCGCGCGGCGACACGCGGCACTTCGCGCATCGGCCGGACCGCGACCCGGCCCTCGTCGTCGGCGCCCACGCCGCCCTCACCAAGGGCCACCACTTCGACTGCACGGACCGGATCAGCATCGGTGCCTTCACGACGATCGCCGGCTACCGCTCGCAGTTCCTGACGCACTCGATCGACATTGAGCAGAGCCGGCAGGATTGCGCGGCGATCGCCATCGGCGAGTATTGCTTCGTCGGCACGGCGGCCGTCGTCCTCGGCGGTGCGCGGTTGCCCGACCGCTGCGTGCTCGGCGCGATGGCGCTGCTCAATTCCTCGGAAAACCTGCCCGACGGACTTTATGCGGGTGTGCCCGCGCGGCGCGTGAAGGACTTGCCGCGCGACGCGAAGTATTTTCACCGAACCGAAGGTTGGGTCTGGTGA